The window AATACGCCAACGCCCGGCGCCAACTGCCGCCGCAAATTCGGGTGGTGGAAATGAGCACCGATGACGCCTGGCTGCGCGACACCGGCCCCAGCTACGTGGTGAATGATATGGGCGTGCGCCGCGGAATCGACTGGCAGTTCAACGCCTGGGGCGGCCTGACCTACGGCCTGTATTTCCCCTGGCACAACGACAATGCCGTGGCCCGTAAAGTCTGCGAAATTTACGGTGACAGCGTCTATAAAGCGCCCATCGTCATGGAAGGTGGCGCCATCCACGTGGATGGCGAAGGCACCCTCTACACCACCGAGGAGTGCCTGCTAAGCCCCGGCCGTAACCCAGGCCTGGGTAAAGATGAGCTGGAACAGCTGCTCAAGCACTACCTCAACGTAGAAAAGGTGATTTGGTTGCCGCGCGGCGTATTCCAGGACGAAACCACTGGCCACGTGGACAACCTGATGCAGGTGATCGCCCCTGGCGTGGTGGCCATGACCTGGTGCGACGACCCGGCCGACGAGCAATATGACAGCTCCCAGGAAGCCTACCGCATCCTGTGCGAAGCCACCGACGCCAAAGGCCGCCGCTTGGTGGTACACAAGCTGCCGATGCCGGGCCCGCTGTATTTGACCGAAGAAGAAGCCAGCGGCATCGACGACTCCGGCGGCATGAACCGCATGGGCGGCGCTCGCCTGGCCGGCTCCTACGCCAACTTCCTTATCACCAACAAGCAGGTGGTGTTTCCGCTACTGGACCCTGCCAAAGACGACCAAGTAGCCGCACAGCTGGCCGACCTCTTTCCGGGGTATCTCATTACCGGAGTGAATGCCCGGGAGATACTGCTGGGGGGAGGCAACATCCACTGTATCACCCAGCAAATTCCCCGGGTTTGAAGCTACTGCGCTCGCCATAACCGCGTTGGGGGTCTTTTCAAAATGCTCATTTACTCTGTGTAAACTGCGCTTTTTCAAAGACCCCCGCCTTGTTCTGGCGTCGCTCGCTACGCTTCAAGAACTCACCGGACCCGCCTCCGCCTGCATCGTTTTATGCTCTGGTGAACCCTCCTCAAAGTGCTCATTTACGCGAACTGCGCTTTTTCGGAGGCTTCCGCCTTGTCTCGATTTCCCTCGCTACGCGCGAAAGCCCGCTGATAAAACTCCAGGCTTGCCGATACGGCGTTAAACGCTCATTTACTCGAACTGCGCTTTTTCAAAGACCCCCGCCTTGTTCTGGCGTCGCTCGCGACGCTTCAAGAACCCACCGGACCCGCCTTCGCCTGCATCGTTTTATGCTCTGGTGAACCCTCCTCAAAATGCGCATTGCCTTTTGATACAGGCACAAAAAACCCGGCATTACCGGTTTTTTTGTTATTTAGGCCAGCGCCGTTTCAATGCGCACTTCGGTGCTGGTCATCAGTTTGTGGATGGGGCAGCGTTCGCCTATTTCCACCAGTTTGGCTTTGTCTTCGTCGCTCAAGTCCCCTTCTGGGGCCAGGGTGACGCTGAGCTGGTAGAGGCCCTTGCGCTCTTGGCTGTCGTCACGGCTCACGGTGACGGTGAGCTTTTCCAGGGGCAGCTGTTTGTGGCGGGCGTACAGGAAGATGGTCAAGGCCTTGCAGGCGCCGAGGGAGAGATCAAAGTAGTCGTGGGGGTCAGGGGCGGTGCCATCGCCGCCGAGGTTGGCCGGTACGTCGGTAAAGAGGGTATTGAAATCTTCAACGTCGATACTGTGGCGCAGCTTGCCAGCTTCCACGGTTTTTAAAGTGATCATGGTGGGTCCTTCACGGGTAGGTATTGCGCCAGCATAAGGGCAAGACCGGCCAAAAGAAAAGGCGCCCTAAGGCGCCTTCTGTTATTTCTTTCTGGATTTTATGAATTTCATCAACCGCTTACGCTTACGTTGCTGAGTCAGAGTAAGAGAGTTTCTCTTACCGGCGTAGGGGTTGTCCCCTTCCTGGAACTCCACATGGATGGGGGTACCAATCACCTGCAATGACTTGCGGTAGTAGTTCATCAAATAGCGCTTGTAGGACTGGGGCAGCTTCTCTACCTGGTTGCCGTGGATGATGATCCTCGGCGGGTTGTAGCCCCCGGCGTGAGCGTATTTGAGTTTAACGCGGCGGCCGGACACCAGCGGCGGCTGGTGGTCGTCCTGGGCCATTTGCAAAATACGGGTCAGCTTGGAGGTAGACACCCGCTGGGTGGCAGAAGCAAAGGCTTCGCTTATCGATTCAAAGAGGTTACCGACGCCAGAACCGTGCAGGGCGGAGATAAAGTGCAGCCGGGCGAAATCGATAAAGCCCAGGCGCCGGTCCAACTCGCGTTTTATCTCTTCACGGTCTTCAACGCTCAGGCCGTCCCACTTGTTCACCACCAGCACCAGGGCGCGGCCGGCGTTGAGCACGTGGCCCAGGAGGTTGAGATCTTGGTCAGACAGGCCTTCGCGGGCATCCATGGTCAGCAGCACCACGTTGGCATCTTCGATGGCCTGCAGGGTTTTGACCACGGAGAATTTTTCGACGGTGTCGTCAATGCGGCCACGGCGGCGCACCCCGGCGGTGTCGATGATGATGTAGTTCTTGCCGTCGCGCTCCATGGGAATGTAAACGGAGTCGCGGGTGGTGCCAGGCATGTCAAATACCACCACCCGCTCTTCACCGAGAATGCGGTTGGTGAGCGTGGATTTACCGACGTTGGGGCGGCCAACGATGGCAATTTTGACCGGCAGGTCGGCATAAGGAATGGCTTCGGCTTCTTCTTCGTCTTCGATGGCGTCGACATCGACAAGCTCTTGGCCCAGTATATCGGACAGCGCTTCGGAGGCTTCGTCTTCTACCTGGGCCAGTTCGGCCACGACCGGAATAAGGGCGTTGTCCAGCAGCTGGGTGACACCACGGCCGTGAGCGGCGGCGATTTGCCACACTTCGCCCAGGCTCAGGCCCCAGAATTCGGCGCAGGCAGAGTCGCCATCGATACCGTCAACCTTGTTGGCCACCAGGAACACCGGCTTGCCAAGTTGGCGAATATGGCGGGCAATGGCCTGGTCAGCAGCGGTGAGGCCGTCGCGGGCGTCGACCAGCAACATCACCACATCGGCTTCTTCCATGGCCAGCAGGGATTGCCTGGCCATGGCGGCGTCGATGCCTTTTTCGTCGCCTTCGATACCGCCGGTATCTACCAGGATGAAATCATGCTCGCCATAGCGCGCCTGACCGTATTTACGGTCGCGGGTGAGGCCGGGGTAATCGGCCACCAGGGCGTCACGGCTGTTGGTGAGGCGGTTGAACAGGGTGGATTTGCCCACATTGGGGCGCCCAACCAGGGCCACTACGGGAAGCATGATGATCCTCTCAAAGCAAAACGGCCGCATAATGCGGCCGCGTATTGTTCCGTTTTCGGCGGACTTAGTCCAGCTTAATCATGTACAAATCGCCATCACGGCTTTGTACCAGGACATTTCCGTCCACCACCACCGGGCGGGCATACAAACCGGAGCTGTTGATCTCGTCACGGCCCAGCAATTCACCGCTGTTTTTGTCAAACCAGTGCAGATAACCCTCGAAATCGCCTACCAGCACTTTGTCGCCCAAAATGGCCGGAGCGGTGATGCGGCGGTTGAGCAGCATCGGCTGGCTCCACTTCTCAAGGCCGCTGCGGCGGTCGATGTTGTACAGGGTGCTGTTGGCATCGCTGACAATCAAATCAAAACCGACAATGGCCATGGAGCGATAGGAAGAGTAATCCCGTTTCCACAGCGGGCGGCCTGAGCGCAGGTCAATGGCAACCAGTTCACCATTATAGGCAACGGCGTACACCACCGGGCCAACCACGATGGGGGTGGCGTCTACGTCGCGCAGCAGCTCCAGGGCGTTTTCACCCTTGGCAGGAGACACGTCCTGCTCCCAGGCAGCCAGGCCACTGTCGAGCAGCACTGCGGCCAGCTTGCCGTCAGGGGTGCCAATCAGAGCCGCGCCTTGCACCACGCTGGGCTCGGATACGCCACGCAGGCTCAGTGAAGGTACGGTTTGCTCGTACACCCACTTTTGCTTGCCGGTACCCTCTTCCAGGGCAACAAGCTTGCCGGAAGTGGTGTTCACCAACACCAGGCCAGAATCCGGTACCGGGGCAGCCATGGCTTCGCCGGGAACGTTGGTCTGCCATTTGATGTCGCCGGTTTTCTCGTCAAGGGCGTAGACCACGCCGTTCTCGGAGCCGATGTAGATCTTGCCAAAGCCGGCCGACACGCCACCAGACAGGCGCATGTCTTTGCGGTTGCCGAAGAAGGAGCTGGCTTCGCCTAAGTCAATCTTCCACAGTTTGTCGCCGGTTTTCGGGTCAAGGGCTTCCACCACCCCTTCACGGGAGGCGGCAAAAATCTTGTCGTAGGCGTAAACCGGTTCGAGGTTGGAGAAATAGGAACCAATGCCGTCGCCGACAGAGGTACTCCAAATCACGTCGTCACTGACTTTATTGTCAAATGGAGCCAGTTCGGCAGGCTTACGTACTTCATCGTTGGAGCTGCACCCCACCAGGGCAACCAACGCCACGCCGGCCAGGGCCGACCATTTTGACCATCCGCTCATGCTTAGCCTTTGCTATCCAGAGATTCGAGTTTTAATTGCAAGGCAGGGGAGCCTTCCTGACCGGCCAGCGCTTCCTGATAGGCACTGCGTGCTGCAGCCAGGTCGCCTTCCTTGACGGCAATATCACCCAAAAGTTCCTGAGCTTGAGCTTTATATGCGGCATTTTTAACCAGCTCAACGGTCGCCTTGGCGCCCTTGGCATCGCCTTTGGCCAGCTGTACACGGGCTTTGCGCAGGTTGAAAATGGCTTTGAGGGTATCGCTATCGCTGTGGGCAATAGCCTGGTCCAAATAGCCCAGGGCCTTGTCCAGCTCGTTTTTCTCTACCGCTTCCTTGGCAAGGCGAGCCGCCATCAAGGTGGGATATTGGCCGGCAGCGTCGGATTTAATAAAGCTTTCACCGGCAGCCAGATCGCCACCGTCGACTTTCTTCACCGCCGCAGCATAGGCAATAGAGGCCTTTTCCTGGGCCGATTTTTGGCTGTCGCTGTACCAGTGCCAGCCGTAAATGGCGGCCAGGCCAATCAGGGTACCGGCAATAATGCTGTTACCGTGTTCCTTCCAAAAGCGCTTGATGGCTTCTACTTGTTGTTCTTCGGTGCTGTAAATTTCCACGCCGGATAATCCTTGTTATTTTTGCTCGAGGAGGCTGGCCAGTTCGTTCATCTTGATGCTTTGCTGGCTGCCTTCTTTCAGATCCTTAATGGTTACCTGGCCTTCGGCCAGCTCGTTGTCACCGAGGATCAAGGCCCAACGGGCGCCGCTCTTGTCGGCACGCTTGAGCTGCTTCTTGAAATTGCCGCCACCACAGTGGCACATCAGCCTCAGCTCTGGCAACTGGCCACGCAGTTTGGCGGCCAGTACAAAAGCCTGGCGCTCTGCCGCTTCGCCCATGGGGCAAAGGTAGGCATCTACCGCCGGTTTCACGTTTTGGGTTTTCTCCAGCGCTTCAACCAGCAATACCAACCGCTCCAGGCCCAGGCCAAAGCCCACGCCTTGGGTGGCCTTGCCGCCCAGCTGTTCGACCAGGCCGTCGTAACGGCCACCGGCACAAACAGTACCTTGGGCGCCGAGGCTGTCGGTTACCCACTCAAACACGGTGCGGTTGTAGTAATCCAGGCCACGAACCAGGCGCTCGTTGATGCGGTATGGGATACCCACTTCGTCCAGCAGCGCCTTGAGCCCGTCAAAGTGAGCCTTGGAGTCGTCATCCAGGTAGTCGTGCAGGCGCGGCGCGTCTTTCAAAACGGCCTGGATGTCGGGGTTTTTGGTGTCCAGGACCCGCAGCGGGTTGGAGTACATGCGCCGCTTGGCATCTTCGTCCAGCACTTCGATGTGCTTTTCCAAGAAGGCGATCAGCACGTCGCGGTAGTTGGCACGAGCCTCGTTAGAGCCCAGGCTGTTGAGCTCCAGGGTCACGTGCTCTTTGATGCCAAGCTTTTCCCAAAGGGTGGCAGACAACAAAATCACTTCGGCGTCGATATCAGGGCCGGCAAGGCCGTAGGCTTCCACACCAAACTGATGAAACTGGCGATAGCGGCCTTTTTGCGGGCGCTCGTGGCGGAACATGGGGCCCATGTACCACAGGCGCTGCTCTTGGTTGTACAGCAGGCCATGTTCGATACCGGCGCGCACCGCACTGGCGGTGCCTTCGGGGCGCAGGGTCAGGCTGTCGCCATTGCGGTCCTCGAAGCTGTACATCTCTTTTTCAACGATATCGGTGACTTCACCGATGGAGCGTTTGAAAAGGTCGGTACTTTCGACGATGGGGGTGCGAATTTCGCTGTACCCGAAAGACGATACGGTGTCGCGGATGGCCTGCTCAACGTACTGCCACAAGGGGGACTGGCTCGGCAGGCAATCGTTCATGCCGCGGATGGCTTGGATGCTTTTCACGTAAAAACTCTGCAATCAAAAGGGTTGGGCAGCCCGGAGGCTGCCTGTCAGTCCTGGTTCTTGGTGGGGATGCGCTGGTTCATCATGGCAACCTTGGCGCGGATACGGGCTTCAAGCTCGTCCACCAGGTTGTCGTTGTCCAGGCGCTCCTTCTGGCGCTCGCCGTCCACGTAGTAGCCGCTTTTGCGGGTGGCACCGGCAATGCCCATATCGGACACCAGGGCTTCGCCCGGGCCGTTAACCACACAGCCGATAACGGAGACGTCCAGCGGCGTGGTGATGTCTTCGAGGCGGTTTTCCAGAGCGTTGACGGTACCGATGACATCAAACTCCTGGCGCGAGCAGCTGGGGCAAGCGATGAAGTTGATACCGCGGGAGCGAATGCGCAGGGATTTGAGGATATCAAAGCCCACTTTGACTTCTTCCACCGGGTCGGCAGCCAGAGACACCCGCAGGGTGTCGCCAATGCCCTCAGCCAGCAACATGCCAAGGCCGATGGCCGATTTCACGGCGCCGCTGCGAGCACCACCGGCTTCGGTAATACCCAGGTGCAGCGGTTGTTTAATTTGCTGGGCCAGCAGGCGATAGGCACCCACCGCCAGGAACACATCGGAGGCCTTAACCGACACCTTGAATTGGTCAAAGTTGAGCCTATCGAGGATATCGACATGGCGCATGGCCGATTCCACCAGGGCGGCGGCCGTTGGCTCGCCGTATTTTTCCTGGATGTCTTTTTCCAGCGAGCCGCCGTTAACCCCGATGCGAATAGGAATGTTGCGGTCGCGGGCG is drawn from Gallaecimonas pentaromativorans and contains these coding sequences:
- the aguA gene encoding agmatine deiminase gives rise to the protein MSFEIATLPAADGFRMPAEFEPHEGVWMAWPERSDNWRFGAKPAQRAFSEVASAISQTTPVTMVVSSSQYANARRQLPPQIRVVEMSTDDAWLRDTGPSYVVNDMGVRRGIDWQFNAWGGLTYGLYFPWHNDNAVARKVCEIYGDSVYKAPIVMEGGAIHVDGEGTLYTTEECLLSPGRNPGLGKDELEQLLKHYLNVEKVIWLPRGVFQDETTGHVDNLMQVIAPGVVAMTWCDDPADEQYDSSQEAYRILCEATDAKGRRLVVHKLPMPGPLYLTEEEASGIDDSGGMNRMGGARLAGSYANFLITNKQVVFPLLDPAKDDQVAAQLADLFPGYLITGVNAREILLGGGNIHCITQQIPRV
- a CDS encoding OsmC family protein, whose product is MITLKTVEAGKLRHSIDVEDFNTLFTDVPANLGGDGTAPDPHDYFDLSLGACKALTIFLYARHKQLPLEKLTVTVSRDDSQERKGLYQLSVTLAPEGDLSDEDKAKLVEIGERCPIHKLMTSTEVRIETALA
- the der gene encoding ribosome biogenesis GTPase Der; translation: MLPVVALVGRPNVGKSTLFNRLTNSRDALVADYPGLTRDRKYGQARYGEHDFILVDTGGIEGDEKGIDAAMARQSLLAMEEADVVMLLVDARDGLTAADQAIARHIRQLGKPVFLVANKVDGIDGDSACAEFWGLSLGEVWQIAAAHGRGVTQLLDNALIPVVAELAQVEDEASEALSDILGQELVDVDAIEDEEEAEAIPYADLPVKIAIVGRPNVGKSTLTNRILGEERVVVFDMPGTTRDSVYIPMERDGKNYIIIDTAGVRRRGRIDDTVEKFSVVKTLQAIEDANVVLLTMDAREGLSDQDLNLLGHVLNAGRALVLVVNKWDGLSVEDREEIKRELDRRLGFIDFARLHFISALHGSGVGNLFESISEAFASATQRVSTSKLTRILQMAQDDHQPPLVSGRRVKLKYAHAGGYNPPRIIIHGNQVEKLPQSYKRYLMNYYRKSLQVIGTPIHVEFQEGDNPYAGKRNSLTLTQQRKRKRLMKFIKSRKK
- the bamB gene encoding outer membrane protein assembly factor BamB; the encoded protein is MSGWSKWSALAGVALVALVGCSSNDEVRKPAELAPFDNKVSDDVIWSTSVGDGIGSYFSNLEPVYAYDKIFAASREGVVEALDPKTGDKLWKIDLGEASSFFGNRKDMRLSGGVSAGFGKIYIGSENGVVYALDEKTGDIKWQTNVPGEAMAAPVPDSGLVLVNTTSGKLVALEEGTGKQKWVYEQTVPSLSLRGVSEPSVVQGAALIGTPDGKLAAVLLDSGLAAWEQDVSPAKGENALELLRDVDATPIVVGPVVYAVAYNGELVAIDLRSGRPLWKRDYSSYRSMAIVGFDLIVSDANSTLYNIDRRSGLEKWSQPMLLNRRITAPAILGDKVLVGDFEGYLHWFDKNSGELLGRDEINSSGLYARPVVVDGNVLVQSRDGDLYMIKLD
- a CDS encoding YfgM family protein, which codes for MEIYSTEEQQVEAIKRFWKEHGNSIIAGTLIGLAAIYGWHWYSDSQKSAQEKASIAYAAAVKKVDGGDLAAGESFIKSDAAGQYPTLMAARLAKEAVEKNELDKALGYLDQAIAHSDSDTLKAIFNLRKARVQLAKGDAKGAKATVELVKNAAYKAQAQELLGDIAVKEGDLAAARSAYQEALAGQEGSPALQLKLESLDSKG
- the hisS gene encoding histidine--tRNA ligase, translating into MNDCLPSQSPLWQYVEQAIRDTVSSFGYSEIRTPIVESTDLFKRSIGEVTDIVEKEMYSFEDRNGDSLTLRPEGTASAVRAGIEHGLLYNQEQRLWYMGPMFRHERPQKGRYRQFHQFGVEAYGLAGPDIDAEVILLSATLWEKLGIKEHVTLELNSLGSNEARANYRDVLIAFLEKHIEVLDEDAKRRMYSNPLRVLDTKNPDIQAVLKDAPRLHDYLDDDSKAHFDGLKALLDEVGIPYRINERLVRGLDYYNRTVFEWVTDSLGAQGTVCAGGRYDGLVEQLGGKATQGVGFGLGLERLVLLVEALEKTQNVKPAVDAYLCPMGEAAERQAFVLAAKLRGQLPELRLMCHCGGGNFKKQLKRADKSGARWALILGDNELAEGQVTIKDLKEGSQQSIKMNELASLLEQK
- the ispG gene encoding flavodoxin-dependent (E)-4-hydroxy-3-methylbut-2-enyl-diphosphate synthase; this translates as MQHQPPIERRQSTRIYVGKVPIGDGAPIAVQSMTNTRTTDVDATVAQIQAIERAGADIVRVSVPTMDAAEAFKLIKERVSVPLVADIHFDYRIALKVAEYGADCLRINPGNIGKEDRIRAVVDAARDRNIPIRIGVNGGSLEKDIQEKYGEPTAAALVESAMRHVDILDRLNFDQFKVSVKASDVFLAVGAYRLLAQQIKQPLHLGITEAGGARSGAVKSAIGLGMLLAEGIGDTLRVSLAADPVEEVKVGFDILKSLRIRSRGINFIACPSCSRQEFDVIGTVNALENRLEDITTPLDVSVIGCVVNGPGEALVSDMGIAGATRKSGYYVDGERQKERLDNDNLVDELEARIRAKVAMMNQRIPTKNQD